From the Kitasatospora viridis genome, one window contains:
- a CDS encoding protein kinase domain-containing protein has protein sequence MRAGPGQTVAGRYQVTDRPPAGDEALARVAVDARSGVRVLLEPVELPELLVPELTGSNDFAASRWLDPEPVLAELAAAIAAVPEHPRLGQSFEAVAEDGVVWLAVERPAAVRLTELLAGGPPPSPYRAAELAADLAGALAAVHRAGRVHGNVLPEQVLICEDGAALLGGLAVGTAQEALARELGGGDPRRWGQARAGLVGDRAERWPPELLTDLGAAGPPADLWALGVLLHRVLTGRGPFPEHSQTVLFAAVRSGNRGDRAGCGPLGPLVDRLLAPDPAARPTAAQTRAWLAGLLAEAPEPFRSEPAAGTLPVPRPRRLPAARPRAGRPARAEPHHRHAAAARRPSKLLPVLLVGGVLAAMALAMAAVVAFAH, from the coding sequence ATGAGAGCTGGCCCCGGTCAGACCGTGGCCGGCCGGTACCAGGTGACGGACCGTCCGCCCGCGGGCGACGAGGCGCTCGCCAGGGTCGCGGTCGACGCGCGCAGCGGCGTGCGGGTGCTGCTGGAACCGGTCGAACTGCCCGAGCTCCTGGTGCCCGAACTGACCGGCAGCAACGACTTCGCGGCCAGCCGCTGGCTCGACCCCGAGCCGGTGCTGGCCGAACTGGCCGCCGCGATCGCCGCCGTGCCCGAACACCCCAGGCTCGGCCAGTCCTTCGAGGCGGTGGCCGAGGACGGCGTGGTCTGGCTGGCCGTCGAGCGGCCCGCCGCCGTGCGGCTGACCGAACTGCTCGCCGGCGGGCCGCCGCCCTCGCCCTACCGGGCCGCCGAGCTGGCCGCCGACCTGGCCGGCGCACTGGCCGCCGTGCACCGGGCCGGGCGGGTGCACGGCAACGTGCTGCCCGAGCAGGTGCTGATCTGCGAGGACGGCGCGGCGCTGCTCGGCGGACTGGCCGTCGGCACCGCCCAGGAGGCACTGGCCCGCGAGCTCGGCGGCGGCGACCCGCGCCGCTGGGGGCAGGCCAGGGCCGGCCTGGTCGGCGACCGGGCCGAACGCTGGCCGCCCGAACTGCTCACCGACCTCGGCGCGGCCGGGCCACCCGCCGACCTCTGGGCGCTCGGCGTGCTGCTGCACCGGGTGCTCACCGGCCGCGGCCCGTTCCCCGAGCACAGCCAGACCGTGCTCTTCGCCGCCGTGCGCTCCGGCAACCGGGGCGACCGCGCGGGGTGCGGGCCGCTCGGCCCGCTGGTGGACCGGCTGCTCGCGCCCGACCCGGCGGCCCGGCCGACCGCGGCCCAGACCCGGGCCTGGCTGGCCGGCCTGCTGGCCGAGGCGCCGGAGCCCTTCCGCAGCGAGCCGGCTGCCGGCACCCTGCCGGTGCCCCGGCCGCGCCGGCTCCCGGCGGCGCGCCCGCGCGCCGGGCGCCCGGCGCGCGCCGAACCGCACCACCGGCACGCGGCGGCGGCCCGGCGGCCGTCCAAGCTGCTGCCGGTGCTGCTGGTCGGCGGGGTGCTGGCGGCGATGGCGCTGGCGATGGCCGCCGTGGTGGCGTTCGCTCACTGA